One stretch of Roseimicrobium sp. ORNL1 DNA includes these proteins:
- a CDS encoding molybdenum cofactor biosynthesis protein MoaE gives MPTFAIILSENPIACTSTTFADGEGAEVQFLGTVRGEEDGRAISGIEYSAYRPMADRELDRLCHRAQAELPPHRVEIQHRLGFVPAREPSIVIRVKTRHSAEGFDLCRWYLREIKTSVPIWKKPVWVESEGKSEDVKPKA, from the coding sequence GTGCCCACGTTCGCCATCATCCTTTCGGAAAATCCCATCGCCTGTACCTCCACGACGTTTGCCGATGGCGAGGGGGCCGAGGTGCAGTTTTTGGGGACCGTACGTGGTGAGGAGGACGGACGTGCCATCTCGGGAATCGAGTACAGCGCGTACCGGCCCATGGCGGACCGTGAGCTGGACCGCCTCTGCCATCGCGCACAGGCGGAGCTTCCCCCTCATCGGGTGGAAATTCAGCACAGGCTGGGTTTCGTGCCGGCCCGGGAGCCGAGCATTGTGATCCGCGTGAAGACAAGACACAGCGCGGAAGGCTTCGATCTCTGCCGCTGGTACCTGCGGGAGATCAAGACCAGCGTGCCCATCTGGAAGAAGCCGGTGTGGGTGGAATCCGAAGGGAAAAGCGAGGACGTGAAACCAAAGGCGTAG
- a CDS encoding ester cyclase, with amino-acid sequence MTTVECSPKEIGKRWFEEVWNQRNVGVITELLDPDARGHMEGGQEVVGAKDFIVFHQNLLKAMPDLRISVRNLLSDGDDVCVHWEASATHTGMAFGIPSSGRKLYFNGMTWFRVDNGRIVEGWDCWNQGGLFAQMSQSV; translated from the coding sequence ATGACAACCGTGGAATGCTCACCGAAAGAAATCGGAAAGCGCTGGTTTGAAGAAGTGTGGAATCAGCGGAACGTCGGTGTCATCACCGAGTTGCTTGACCCCGACGCTCGTGGACACATGGAAGGTGGTCAGGAAGTGGTGGGGGCGAAGGACTTCATTGTCTTTCACCAGAACCTCCTGAAGGCCATGCCCGATCTCCGCATCTCGGTGCGCAATCTGCTCTCAGACGGCGATGACGTCTGTGTGCACTGGGAGGCGAGCGCCACGCACACGGGCATGGCCTTTGGTATTCCCTCATCCGGCAGGAAGCTTTACTTCAATGGGATGACATGGTTCCGAGTGGACAATGGGCGGATTGTGGAAGGTTGGGACTGCTGGAATCAAGGCGGCTTGTTTGCGCAGATGTCGCAGTCTGTCTGA
- the pgsA gene encoding CDP-diacylglycerol--glycerol-3-phosphate 3-phosphatidyltransferase: protein MNLPNKLTVARFILTVVFVILFYIPIENRVGIALLVFIAAALTDLADGKIARARGLVTNFGKLMDPLADKVLMTAALVFLTVSPVHPVPTWIVIAVLAREFFVTGIRVVAANNGVILAAEKLGKHKMVWQVITTIYFLMVQASLEPACRWLGPVFAWKPLSPEIFGTFCLIMMTGLTLVSGFSYFWKNRKLFGDA from the coding sequence ATGAACCTTCCCAACAAACTCACCGTTGCGCGCTTTATTCTGACGGTGGTGTTTGTGATTCTGTTCTACATCCCGATTGAGAATCGGGTCGGCATTGCGCTTCTCGTATTCATCGCGGCGGCGCTGACCGATCTGGCGGACGGCAAGATCGCCCGGGCTCGTGGCCTGGTGACAAACTTTGGCAAGCTCATGGATCCGCTGGCGGACAAGGTCCTGATGACCGCCGCGCTGGTGTTCCTCACCGTGTCTCCGGTGCATCCGGTGCCGACCTGGATTGTTATTGCCGTCCTGGCGCGCGAGTTTTTTGTCACGGGCATTCGCGTCGTGGCAGCAAACAACGGCGTCATCCTCGCCGCGGAAAAGCTGGGCAAGCACAAGATGGTCTGGCAGGTCATCACCACGATCTATTTCCTCATGGTGCAGGCGAGTCTGGAGCCGGCGTGCCGCTGGCTGGGCCCGGTGTTTGCCTGGAAGCCTCTCTCTCCAGAAATCTTTGGGACGTTCTGCCTCATCATGATGACTGGCCTCACTCTGGTATCGGGATTCAGCTACTTCTGGAAGAATCGGAAGCTGTTTGGGGACGCCTGA
- a CDS encoding PQQ-binding-like beta-propeller repeat protein, translated as MKPTNFTTCSTLLALALALPSLSHAQSRSSLPPRGAATVASAAAVGDWPTFRGADRTDISKETGLLKQWPDAGPKKLWTYENAGFGYSGFASAGGTLYTLGARDAVEYLIAIDANTGKEKWVAEVGPFLTNGWGDGPRATPTVDGDRVYAMGGKGELVCISAKDGKKLWNASMTEAGGKVPGWGYCESPLVDGKLVICTPGGPKGTLMALDKMTGKKVWQSEEWTDGAQYASPIVIEHGGKRQYVQLTMQNVAGVNAADGKLVWKSAFPGKTAVIPTPIYSDGQVYVAAGYGVGCKAVKLTGSAEPDVVYENTNMVNHHGGVILVGGYLYGYSDKGGWTCQDFKTGEVKWAERGKLGKGAVHCADGMLYLLDESKGTVVLIEASPNGWNEHGRFTLEPQTTNRNPKGKIWVHPVVSNGKLYLRDQELVSCYDLKK; from the coding sequence ATGAAGCCCACCAACTTCACCACCTGCTCCACCCTGCTCGCGCTCGCTCTGGCGCTTCCCTCCTTGTCGCACGCGCAGTCGCGCTCCAGTCTCCCGCCACGCGGCGCCGCCACGGTTGCCTCGGCGGCGGCTGTGGGTGACTGGCCCACGTTCCGCGGGGCGGACCGCACGGACATTTCCAAGGAAACCGGCCTGCTGAAGCAGTGGCCCGATGCTGGACCCAAGAAGCTGTGGACCTATGAAAACGCGGGCTTTGGCTACTCTGGCTTCGCGTCCGCTGGTGGTACGCTCTACACGCTCGGCGCGCGTGATGCGGTGGAGTACCTGATTGCTATCGATGCGAATACTGGAAAAGAGAAGTGGGTCGCGGAAGTCGGACCTTTCTTGACCAATGGCTGGGGTGACGGCCCACGTGCTACGCCTACGGTGGATGGCGACCGCGTCTACGCCATGGGCGGGAAGGGCGAACTCGTGTGCATCAGCGCCAAGGACGGTAAGAAGCTGTGGAACGCCAGCATGACCGAAGCCGGTGGCAAGGTCCCGGGCTGGGGCTATTGCGAATCTCCGCTCGTGGATGGCAAGCTCGTCATCTGCACCCCTGGTGGTCCGAAGGGCACGCTGATGGCTCTCGACAAGATGACCGGGAAGAAGGTCTGGCAGAGCGAGGAGTGGACGGACGGGGCGCAGTACGCCAGCCCGATCGTCATCGAACATGGTGGCAAACGCCAGTACGTCCAGCTCACCATGCAGAACGTCGCCGGCGTGAATGCGGCGGATGGCAAGCTGGTGTGGAAGTCTGCCTTCCCCGGCAAGACCGCCGTGATCCCAACCCCCATCTACAGCGATGGTCAGGTCTATGTGGCGGCTGGCTACGGCGTGGGCTGCAAGGCAGTGAAACTCACCGGCAGTGCTGAGCCGGACGTGGTGTATGAAAACACCAACATGGTGAATCACCACGGTGGAGTGATCCTCGTGGGTGGCTATCTCTACGGCTACTCGGACAAGGGCGGCTGGACCTGCCAGGACTTCAAGACCGGCGAGGTGAAGTGGGCGGAGCGAGGCAAGCTGGGCAAGGGCGCCGTCCATTGCGCGGATGGCATGCTTTACCTCCTGGACGAGAGCAAGGGCACGGTGGTGCTCATCGAAGCCTCGCCGAACGGTTGGAACGAGCATGGGCGATTCACCTTGGAACCGCAGACCACGAACCGCAATCCGAAGGGGAAAATCTGGGTCCACCCCGTGGTCAGCAACGGCAAGCTGTACCTTCGGGACCAGGAGCTTGTTTCCTGCTATGATCTGAAAAAGTAA
- a CDS encoding PQQ-binding-like beta-propeller repeat protein, whose protein sequence is MKRFKHLWTACLLTAALCSIASPQVFGANWPMWRGPTNDGTTEETDLPVKWSTTENVKWKVSLPDRGNSTPVVWGDKVFLTQPIEREGKRLLICFDKKTGNKLWESGTTYKEAELTHPTNPYCSASPATDGERVVAFFGSAGVFCYDMQGKELWKRTDLGRQHHIWGNGTSPVIAGDRIFLNFGPGEKTVLYAFDKKTGKTLWEHNEPGGASGEGAGKKWLGSWSDPLLRKVDNRYELFMTYPGRACAFDPMSGKELWTCDGMTQLVYNSPVYADGLMVAVSSYGGSGMVVKAGGDGNVTSTHRVWHLPKVQQRIGSGVVHEGLYYILTDGGIAECRDLKTGEMVWNERLKGPGLTGQNWSSLVRSGDKLYAANQGGDCFVFKASPKFELLETNSLGEKIIGSIAVSDGLLFIRSYQNLWCIGK, encoded by the coding sequence ATGAAACGTTTTAAGCATCTTTGGACGGCCTGTCTGCTGACGGCCGCGCTTTGCTCCATCGCCTCGCCGCAAGTCTTCGGGGCGAATTGGCCCATGTGGAGAGGCCCCACGAACGACGGTACCACCGAGGAGACGGACCTGCCCGTGAAGTGGAGCACCACGGAGAATGTGAAGTGGAAGGTCTCGCTGCCAGATCGCGGGAATTCCACGCCGGTGGTCTGGGGAGACAAGGTGTTCCTCACCCAGCCCATCGAGCGCGAAGGGAAGCGGCTCTTGATTTGCTTCGACAAGAAGACGGGTAACAAGCTGTGGGAATCCGGCACCACTTACAAGGAGGCGGAACTTACCCACCCCACGAATCCCTACTGCTCCGCATCTCCCGCCACGGATGGAGAGCGCGTGGTGGCCTTCTTCGGCTCTGCGGGCGTGTTTTGCTATGACATGCAGGGCAAGGAACTCTGGAAGCGCACCGACCTCGGCAGGCAGCATCACATCTGGGGGAATGGTACCTCGCCCGTGATCGCCGGGGATCGCATTTTCCTGAACTTCGGTCCCGGAGAGAAGACGGTGTTGTACGCCTTTGACAAGAAGACCGGCAAGACCCTGTGGGAACACAATGAGCCCGGTGGCGCCTCGGGTGAAGGTGCCGGCAAGAAGTGGCTCGGCTCCTGGAGTGATCCCCTTCTGCGTAAGGTGGACAACCGCTATGAACTTTTCATGACTTATCCCGGCCGCGCCTGTGCCTTTGACCCCATGAGCGGCAAGGAACTCTGGACCTGTGATGGGATGACGCAATTGGTTTACAACTCCCCCGTGTATGCGGATGGCCTAATGGTCGCCGTCTCCAGCTATGGCGGGTCCGGCATGGTCGTGAAGGCGGGTGGTGATGGGAACGTGACCAGCACTCATCGCGTGTGGCACCTGCCGAAGGTGCAGCAGCGCATCGGTTCCGGCGTGGTTCACGAAGGTCTTTACTACATCCTCACCGATGGCGGCATCGCGGAGTGCCGTGACTTGAAGACGGGTGAGATGGTGTGGAATGAGCGGCTCAAAGGACCCGGACTCACGGGCCAAAACTGGTCCTCCCTCGTGCGCTCCGGTGACAAGCTGTATGCCGCGAATCAGGGTGGTGATTGCTTCGTCTTCAAGGCGAGTCCGAAGTTCGAACTGCTGGAGACCAACTCCCTGGGCGAGAAAATCATCGGCAGCATCGCTGTGTCTGACGGTTTGCTCTTCATCCGCAGTTACCAGAATCTGTGGTGCATCGGGAAATGA
- a CDS encoding DUF1080 domain-containing protein, translated as MKPLSLFILLATSTLAFAAEPVSLFNGKNLENWSFKAGKGTPKWQVGEVQLNPDNPKEFVGVGAGFGSSSKDCLFNFATKHGDSVDIYSKQKFGSCLIELEVMVPKGSNSGVYVMGEYEVQVFDSSGKADDKMGPGDMGAIYGAAVPKVNASKAPGEWQKYVIDWQAPKFDASGKKITNAKFIKVELNGKVMHENLEMPGPTPSGVTGKEAPEGPIMFQGDHGPVAYRNIKITPR; from the coding sequence ATGAAGCCTCTTTCTCTGTTCATTCTCCTCGCCACTTCCACGCTCGCTTTCGCGGCTGAGCCCGTCTCCCTCTTCAACGGGAAGAACCTCGAAAATTGGAGCTTCAAGGCGGGCAAGGGAACGCCCAAGTGGCAGGTTGGCGAAGTCCAACTCAACCCCGACAACCCGAAAGAGTTTGTCGGAGTGGGGGCCGGCTTTGGGTCCAGTTCGAAAGATTGTCTGTTCAACTTCGCCACCAAGCATGGCGACAGTGTGGACATCTATTCCAAGCAAAAGTTCGGCTCCTGCTTGATCGAGCTCGAAGTCATGGTGCCGAAGGGCTCGAACTCCGGTGTCTACGTGATGGGCGAGTATGAAGTGCAGGTCTTCGATTCCTCCGGCAAAGCGGACGACAAGATGGGCCCTGGCGACATGGGCGCGATCTATGGCGCAGCGGTGCCGAAGGTGAATGCCAGCAAGGCACCCGGCGAGTGGCAGAAGTATGTCATCGATTGGCAGGCGCCGAAGTTCGACGCGAGTGGCAAGAAGATTACCAATGCGAAGTTCATCAAGGTGGAGCTGAATGGGAAGGTGATGCACGAGAACCTTGAGATGCCCGGGCCCACGCCCTCAGGTGTCACCGGCAAGGAGGCTCCGGAAGGCCCCATCATGTTTCAGGGAGACCACGGCCCCGTGGCTTACCGGAATATCAAGATCACACCCCGGTAG
- a CDS encoding Gfo/Idh/MocA family oxidoreductase: MSQTIQIALVGAGMFGGDVHARAYADLQRFGIAGQLARVGLDMWNRDFADIRFDLVAVATRSEASARKAAANFKELTGHEPRGYHGDEPWNDILRDFPDLDVLAVATPDHLHTQPILAALERGVHVTTEKPMCLSIHEADEIIDLAKRKNRVVAVDMHKRYDPDHLRIKNDIQNRIGAPLYGTAYLEEPLEVSTSTFKWVESSDPFSYVGPHWTDLIHSYYRSKPASLTAIGQKKRLVRDGINAYDAVQVRVDYENGMSINYHNNWITPADFEGPVNQGHEIVGADGKVESDQQYRGFRFWNNGGGSRTSNNHFTRDVARPDGTRGYLGYGVDSLTVGLAAICRMKYHGASRDDVAEIYPTAEEARITTAIVDAAAQVRDLNFKYTQEGKGAPVTARFGEDGITIVDPMRASEGEAGVFRKIYERPL; encoded by the coding sequence ATGTCCCAAACCATTCAGATCGCCCTCGTCGGCGCCGGCATGTTCGGCGGTGATGTCCACGCCCGCGCGTATGCGGATTTGCAGCGCTTCGGCATCGCCGGCCAGCTTGCCCGTGTGGGGCTGGACATGTGGAACCGCGACTTTGCGGACATCCGTTTCGATCTCGTGGCAGTGGCGACCCGCTCAGAGGCTTCCGCGAGGAAGGCTGCGGCGAATTTCAAGGAACTCACCGGCCACGAGCCGCGTGGGTACCACGGCGATGAACCCTGGAACGACATCCTGCGCGACTTCCCGGATCTGGATGTGCTCGCCGTGGCCACGCCGGACCACCTGCATACCCAGCCCATTCTTGCGGCGCTGGAGCGCGGCGTGCATGTCACCACGGAAAAGCCCATGTGCCTGAGCATTCACGAGGCGGATGAAATCATCGACCTCGCGAAGCGAAAGAACCGTGTGGTCGCGGTGGACATGCACAAGCGCTACGACCCGGATCACCTGCGCATCAAGAATGACATCCAGAACCGCATCGGCGCGCCCCTGTATGGCACGGCCTATCTTGAGGAGCCGCTCGAGGTGAGCACCAGCACCTTCAAGTGGGTGGAGAGCAGCGACCCCTTCAGCTATGTGGGCCCGCACTGGACGGATCTGATTCACAGCTATTACCGGAGCAAGCCCGCTTCGCTCACCGCGATCGGCCAGAAGAAGCGCCTCGTACGGGATGGCATCAATGCCTACGACGCCGTCCAGGTCCGCGTGGACTACGAAAACGGCATGAGCATCAACTACCACAACAACTGGATCACCCCGGCGGATTTCGAAGGGCCGGTGAACCAGGGGCATGAGATTGTGGGTGCCGATGGCAAGGTGGAGAGCGACCAGCAGTATCGCGGTTTCCGTTTCTGGAACAACGGCGGCGGCTCACGAACGAGCAACAACCACTTCACCCGTGACGTGGCGCGTCCCGATGGCACCCGCGGTTATCTTGGTTATGGGGTGGACAGCCTCACTGTGGGCCTGGCAGCCATCTGCCGCATGAAATATCACGGTGCATCACGAGATGATGTGGCCGAGATCTATCCCACCGCGGAGGAGGCACGCATCACCACCGCGATTGTCGATGCCGCGGCTCAAGTGCGTGATTTGAACTTCAAGTACACCCAGGAAGGCAAAGGCGCCCCGGTGACCGCGAGATTCGGCGAGGATGGCATCACCATCGTGGATCCCATGCGTGCGAGCGAAGGTGAGGCGGGTGTGTTCAGGAAGATTTACGAGCGGCCGCTCTAG
- a CDS encoding AraC family transcriptional regulator, with translation MKALLEKIPVTAQESFHCEIIRAHDFGTPWHFHPEYELTLVLKSSGYRMVGDNITVLTPGDLVFVGSNLPHVWHQDQQQRNGSSDENVHAVVVQFLDGFLGNNFLQAPELSDIRRVFQLAGRGLQVKGRTRDSIAKKMQKLADTSGYARLMELLSILGELAKSEELEPVASAGFAPQLDLTDKERLGRVCQHIDDHLAEPLSRQKLAKLAHLSPAAFSRYFHVRTGRTLPDYINELRVGRACRLLLEEVEMGVSQVAFACGYGSLSNFNKRFQARMGMTPTEYREKVSRLT, from the coding sequence ATGAAAGCCTTGCTGGAAAAGATACCGGTCACCGCGCAGGAATCCTTCCACTGCGAGATCATTCGTGCACATGACTTCGGCACTCCCTGGCACTTTCATCCGGAATATGAGCTGACCCTCGTACTAAAGAGCAGCGGCTATCGCATGGTGGGGGATAACATCACCGTGCTCACGCCGGGCGATCTCGTCTTCGTCGGCTCCAATCTCCCGCATGTGTGGCACCAGGATCAGCAGCAGCGCAACGGCTCCTCTGATGAAAACGTGCACGCGGTGGTCGTCCAGTTTCTGGATGGCTTTCTCGGCAACAACTTCCTCCAGGCGCCGGAACTCTCCGATATCCGCCGCGTCTTCCAACTCGCCGGCCGGGGCCTGCAGGTGAAAGGACGCACGCGTGACTCCATTGCGAAGAAGATGCAGAAGCTCGCGGATACCAGCGGCTATGCACGCTTGATGGAGCTGCTTTCCATCCTTGGTGAACTGGCGAAGTCCGAAGAGCTGGAGCCTGTGGCCAGCGCCGGATTCGCCCCACAACTCGACCTCACGGACAAGGAACGACTCGGTCGAGTCTGTCAGCATATTGACGACCATCTTGCCGAGCCTCTCAGCCGGCAAAAGCTGGCGAAGCTGGCGCACCTAAGCCCTGCGGCCTTCAGCCGTTATTTCCACGTGCGCACGGGACGCACGCTGCCGGATTACATCAATGAATTGCGCGTGGGCCGCGCCTGCCGCCTGCTGCTGGAAGAGGTGGAGATGGGTGTGTCCCAAGTGGCTTTCGCCTGTGGGTATGGAAGCCTCTCCAACTTCAACAAGCGCTTCCAAGCACGCATGGGCATGACGCCGACGGAGTATCGGGAGAAGGTGTCGAGGTTGACGTGA
- a CDS encoding ROK family protein, which yields MKILMIDVGGTNVKLMASGRRSVVKIPSGRKLTASRMIKEVIKVTADWDYEAVTIGYPGVVVNGQPTSEPPNVGGGWLRVNFQKAFDMPVRFINDASLQALAAHTSGRLLYLGFGTSTGATLIVDDVIVPLEVGSLHLPHGKRFGKHLSDKEYQKRGKKRWRRTALTAIELLREVFNPDTIILGGGNSDAILPLPLNCKQQDNRAAFRGAVRLWSGADMLAEPYGASWRITRKKPKRSRTS from the coding sequence ATGAAGATCCTGATGATTGATGTGGGCGGCACCAATGTGAAGCTCATGGCCTCTGGCCGCAGGAGTGTCGTCAAAATCCCATCGGGGAGAAAGCTGACGGCCTCCCGGATGATCAAGGAAGTCATCAAAGTCACCGCGGATTGGGATTATGAAGCCGTCACCATCGGTTATCCCGGCGTGGTGGTGAATGGCCAGCCCACAAGCGAACCACCCAATGTGGGCGGAGGCTGGCTGCGGGTGAACTTTCAGAAGGCATTCGACATGCCGGTGCGCTTCATCAACGACGCCAGCCTGCAGGCACTGGCGGCACACACGTCAGGGCGTCTGCTCTATCTCGGATTCGGCACGAGCACCGGTGCCACCCTGATTGTCGATGACGTGATCGTGCCTCTCGAAGTGGGCAGTCTGCATCTGCCGCATGGGAAGCGTTTCGGAAAGCACCTGTCCGACAAGGAATATCAAAAGCGCGGAAAGAAGCGGTGGAGACGCACTGCCCTGACCGCGATCGAACTTCTGCGCGAGGTATTCAATCCCGATACGATCATCTTGGGCGGAGGAAACTCGGACGCCATCCTGCCGCTCCCACTCAACTGCAAGCAGCAGGATAACAGGGCAGCCTTCCGTGGAGCCGTGCGGCTGTGGTCTGGCGCGGATATGCTGGCGGAGCCCTATGGGGCGTCCTGGCGCATCACGCGCAAGAAACCGAAGCGCTCCCGGACCAGTTAA
- a CDS encoding HAD family hydrolase, whose amino-acid sequence MDTASAWKALATDFDGTLAEDGVVLPEVYDAVSRARDSGIKVILVTGRELRDFEALKVDLRVFDHVVAENGAVLLDPATNVQTLLAPAPSEPLVKMLQEHGVTSLSVGQTIIATCVPHEITAVECIKVLGLELTITFNKGAVMILPPGVNKASGLKAALKLLGLNPGEVVAVGDAENDHAFLTLCGCAVAVDNALPSLKEKAHFVTQGQAGEGVVQLLNLMIQGELSPAVLAQVVS is encoded by the coding sequence ATGGACACCGCCTCTGCATGGAAAGCTCTCGCCACCGACTTCGATGGAACCCTGGCCGAGGATGGCGTGGTTCTACCGGAAGTGTATGATGCTGTATCACGTGCTCGCGACAGTGGCATCAAGGTGATTCTCGTCACCGGTCGTGAGCTGCGGGATTTTGAGGCGCTCAAGGTCGATCTGCGTGTCTTCGATCATGTGGTGGCGGAGAATGGCGCCGTGCTGCTCGATCCCGCAACCAACGTGCAGACACTGCTGGCCCCGGCTCCCTCAGAACCTTTGGTCAAGATGCTTCAAGAACACGGCGTGACCTCCCTTTCCGTCGGCCAGACGATCATCGCCACCTGCGTGCCTCATGAGATCACCGCTGTGGAATGCATCAAGGTGTTGGGATTGGAACTCACCATCACCTTCAACAAAGGCGCGGTGATGATTCTCCCTCCCGGCGTCAACAAAGCCTCTGGATTGAAAGCTGCCCTCAAGCTGCTGGGCCTGAATCCCGGAGAGGTGGTTGCCGTGGGCGACGCCGAGAATGACCATGCCTTTCTTACGCTGTGCGGCTGCGCTGTCGCAGTAGACAATGCCCTGCCATCGCTCAAGGAGAAGGCGCACTTCGTGACCCAGGGGCAGGCAGGAGAAGGCGTGGTGCAATTGTTGAATCTGATGATCCAAGGTGAACTCTCCCCCGCCGTGCTGGCGCAAGTGGTGTCATGA
- a CDS encoding plasmid stabilization protein: protein MPRGDKSSYTSKQKRQAEHIEEGYEKKGVSKKTAEARAWATVNKSTKGGKKSGSGRGKKIDASPAKKGGKKAGAATKKKSTAKKKTASKKRPSKK from the coding sequence ATGCCCAGAGGCGACAAATCCAGCTACACGTCGAAACAGAAGCGCCAGGCGGAGCACATTGAGGAGGGCTACGAAAAGAAGGGCGTTTCCAAAAAGACGGCAGAAGCCCGGGCCTGGGCCACCGTCAACAAATCCACCAAGGGTGGGAAGAAGAGCGGCTCTGGACGCGGCAAGAAGATCGACGCGAGTCCAGCCAAGAAAGGCGGGAAGAAAGCCGGTGCCGCGACGAAGAAGAAATCCACCGCCAAAAAGAAGACTGCTTCCAAGAAGCGGCCTTCAAAGAAGTAA